One window from the genome of Rickettsiella endosymbiont of Xylota segnis encodes:
- the mlaE gene encoding lipid asymmetry maintenance ABC transporter permease subunit MlaE, translated as MLILEKFRLLGQFGLQLLMSIGRSGIFLAHLLIRKPRFKKSFPLLIEQLFFIGVLSLIIIVLSGLFIGMVVGLQGYNTLNKFGASQQLGQLVALSVVRELGPVVTALLFAGRAGSALTAEIGLMKSTEQLACMEMMGVDPLWRVISPRFWGGFISMPLLMIIFSAVAVWGGYLVGVVWLGVDSGTFWSAMQSAVNFHDDIVNGIIKSIVFGGVVTWIAVFQGYDTVPTAQGIGRATTRTVVYSSLAVLGLDFVLTAVMMGGW; from the coding sequence ATGTTGATATTAGAAAAATTTCGATTATTGGGTCAGTTTGGTCTACAGCTATTAATGAGCATTGGTCGTTCCGGGATTTTTTTAGCGCATTTATTAATACGTAAACCACGGTTTAAAAAAAGTTTTCCTTTGTTAATCGAACAACTATTTTTTATTGGAGTACTATCTTTAATCATTATTGTCTTATCAGGGTTATTTATTGGCATGGTAGTGGGATTGCAAGGCTATAATACTTTAAATAAATTTGGTGCAAGTCAACAATTAGGGCAATTGGTTGCTTTAAGCGTGGTAAGAGAATTAGGACCAGTGGTTACGGCATTATTGTTTGCAGGTCGTGCGGGTTCAGCATTGACAGCAGAAATTGGTTTGATGAAATCTACGGAACAACTTGCATGTATGGAAATGATGGGTGTGGATCCATTATGGCGTGTGATTTCACCGCGGTTTTGGGGTGGTTTTATCAGTATGCCCCTATTAATGATTATTTTTAGTGCAGTTGCAGTGTGGGGCGGATATTTAGTGGGTGTCGTTTGGTTGGGCGTGGATAGTGGAACATTTTGGAGTGCTATGCAATCTGCCGTTAATTTTCATGATGATATAGTGAATGGAATTATAAAAAGCATAGTATTTGGTGGTGTTGTTACATGGATAGCTGTGTTTCAAGGATATGATACAGTTCCAACTGCTCAAGGAATTGGTCGAGCAACAACGCGTACCGTTGTGTATTCTTCCCTGGCTGTATTAGGCTTGGATTTTGTATTAACCGCAGTGATGATGGGGGGTTGGTAA
- a CDS encoding ATP-binding cassette domain-containing protein translates to MSDFVNIRDLYFSRNGRTIFSDIELNIPRGKITAIMGPSGCGKTTLLRLIGGQLKPEHGNIHVDGKLINKLPRAQLYELRRKMGILFQSGALFTNLNVFENVAFPLREHTELPDFMIRDIVLMKLQSVGLRGAKNLMPNQLSGGMARRVALARAIVLDPELIMYDEPFTGLDPIALGVIVKLISDLNKALGITTILVSHDVKEALSIADYIYVIASGKIIGHGTPEKVHIDKDPEVQQFLQGLPDGVVPFHYPAIEYSQELLH, encoded by the coding sequence TTGAGTGATTTCGTCAACATCCGAGACTTATATTTTAGTCGTAACGGACGCACTATTTTTTCCGATATCGAATTAAATATTCCGCGGGGTAAAATAACGGCCATTATGGGTCCAAGTGGATGTGGTAAGACTACGTTACTGCGTTTAATAGGTGGCCAACTAAAACCCGAACACGGCAATATCCATGTCGATGGTAAGTTAATAAATAAACTGCCTCGAGCGCAACTTTATGAATTACGTCGTAAAATGGGTATCTTATTTCAAAGCGGAGCATTATTTACCAATCTAAATGTTTTTGAAAATGTTGCTTTTCCTTTAAGAGAACATACCGAACTACCCGATTTTATGATTCGTGATATTGTATTGATGAAATTACAATCTGTAGGCTTACGTGGTGCTAAAAATCTTATGCCTAATCAACTTTCAGGTGGTATGGCACGGCGTGTCGCTTTAGCGCGAGCGATTGTTCTAGATCCAGAGCTTATTATGTATGACGAACCTTTCACAGGTTTGGACCCCATTGCACTTGGCGTGATTGTAAAACTTATTTCAGATTTAAACAAAGCCTTGGGTATTACAACGATCTTAGTTTCTCATGATGTAAAAGAAGCGCTAAGTATAGCAGACTATATTTATGTGATTGCTAGCGGAAAAATTATTGGTCATGGTACGCCAGAGAAAGTACACATAGATAAGGATCCAGAGGTTCAACAATTTTTACAAGGGTTACCTGATGGCGTAGTCCCTTTTCATTATCCCGCTATTGAGTACAGCCAAGAGTTACTGCATTAA